The segment CCCCTGCCCCAGAACTTTGTGGTAGCCTGATCGAACAACGTCAATGATGGGAGCAGCTCCAGTCTTGTTTCTTGCTGCATTGACCCGTGTCTGCTGGCTGACCGACGTCCATAATTTATCCAGGTTGACCGTTGGGGAGAAGCTCTGGTTCCTCTTCAAGTGGTAATGCCTCATGCCAACTTTGCCGAAGTAACCTGGATGATATTTGTCAAAATTGATCCTGTGGTGATGCACGCCTCCGGCATTCCCGAGACCTCCTGGGTGCTTGCGGTCCTTACCAATGAGACCGTGGCCGTGGCTCACGTAGCCCTGGAGTTTCCCGGTCTTCCTCAGTCTGGATGGCATGGCGGTGGCAGAAAAGAAAGAGCACCATGCATGTATTTTAATCTTCCATGTAAACTCTATCTTCTCTCAGAATGGAAAACAGGTCCTCATACGTGTTAAATGCATGCCCTGCCACTCACAAGGCTACACTCCAGGCCCAAAGCTGctgcttcttcctttcaaataacTTCCCGAAATAACCTTTTAGATTGTTTTTCTTCAGAGGCAAAGGAAAATCTGCACATGGACAAAGAAATCAAATAGCATGATAAAAATATGCCCAGACAATAAGGCCCTACACTATGTCAGGAAAGCCCCACAACTATTGcacgcatgtacacatgtgtgtgcattctaCAGGTAACAGCTAGGTGTCCAGCTGGCTCCCACAGTGAGTCCTCAGGGGTGCTTTATAGTGTGTCTGTAGGGTTAGGATCAATTCTTATAGGAGATATTAATTTCTCACAAACTGCTTCCTTGATTGGTAAGTACGGTGGTATTTCATCAGCTTCCATGGAAAGAGCAGGTCGAGCATGCATTAAGTTAGCAATTTTGCTCCTTTTGTGATGTATCATCTTATAAACTGTCAGCTTCGAGGCAGAGCCTTGTGTCATTCATTCTGCTAAGCACCTCATCAATTCTCAAGATGGAGCACAAGGGCCGGGAAAAGGCTGCCAGACGGCTTAATTCAGGTTTCACACTCAGGCTCCAGGGAGACTGCGATCACACAGTTCACTGTGAGCAGGACCTCTTGCAGAAGTGTAGTCTCTTCCCTCACTTTCAATTTTGTCTGTATAACTGCAAGGCGCTTCTCCGAGCACTCTTCTTTACCATCTGTTGAATGGGTCAGCTACATGGGTTACTGGCCACCAAGAGTGTTTGCTCTCTGTCCTTCTTTCCTGCCTGTCTCCGACACGGGCTACTTCAAGCACCATTCGTAGCTGTTTGCATGTTTTACTGCATCTGTTGCCCAGAACTAAACCTAGGGACAGCACTGTGCTAGATTCTTCAAATGTCTCCAAATCAGAGGAAGGCTGTCAGAAGTCTTCATGGCTAAGGTAAAGTCC is part of the Rattus norvegicus strain BN/NHsdMcwi chromosome 1, GRCr8, whole genome shotgun sequence genome and harbors:
- the Rpl27al2 gene encoding large ribosomal subunit protein uL15-like; amino-acid sequence: MPSRLRKTGKLQGYVSHGHGLIGKDRKHPGGLGNAGGVHHHRINFDKYHPGYFGKVGMRHYHLKRNQSFSPTVNLDKLWTSVSQQTRVNAARNKTGAAPIIDVVRSGYHKVLGQGKLPKQPVMVKAKFFSRRAEEKVKGVGSACVLVA